A genomic window from Streptomyces sp. NBC_01429 includes:
- a CDS encoding D-alanyl-D-alanine carboxypeptidase family protein, with translation MSALRKTAVTVAAALLPALTAVPASADGKVDGPDKKLPQPPASMSTVGGAKLGVAGTQVQLGNGAPVLPKKLTGRSWIVADAEHGDVLASHNAHWRLAPASTLKMLFADTLLPRMPKDEKHKVAPADLEGMGAGSSLVGVKENLTYSVHDLWLGVFLKSGNDAVHVLSEMNGGIPKTVKDMQKHAEELQALDTHVVSPDGYDEKGQVSSAYDLTLFARSGLQKKDFREYCATATAQFPGEKKGKKRETFEIQNTNRLLTGANGVAQYPGIAGVKNGSTTHAGTTFTGVAERNGRKLLVTVMNPSSTEPHAVYQEAARLLDWGFAAAGKVTPVGELVPPKSAVTETEASPTPVNGESPAAAPGETVTAASSGGSDGVGIALAVAGGVLIALAGGVFLVNRRWPLPDLVRRRPRP, from the coding sequence CTGCCCGCCCTGACCGCCGTACCCGCGTCGGCGGACGGAAAGGTCGACGGTCCCGACAAGAAACTGCCGCAGCCGCCCGCCTCGATGTCCACGGTCGGCGGGGCGAAGCTCGGAGTCGCGGGCACCCAGGTGCAGTTGGGCAATGGCGCGCCGGTGCTGCCCAAGAAGCTGACCGGCCGGTCCTGGATCGTCGCGGACGCCGAGCACGGCGATGTGCTGGCCTCGCACAACGCGCACTGGCGGCTGGCACCGGCCTCGACCCTGAAGATGCTCTTCGCTGACACCCTGCTGCCCAGGATGCCCAAGGACGAGAAGCACAAGGTGGCGCCGGCCGATCTGGAGGGCATGGGCGCGGGCAGCAGCCTGGTCGGCGTGAAGGAGAACCTGACCTACAGCGTGCACGACCTGTGGCTGGGGGTGTTCCTGAAGTCCGGCAACGACGCCGTGCATGTGCTCTCGGAGATGAACGGCGGGATCCCCAAGACCGTCAAGGACATGCAGAAGCACGCCGAGGAGCTCCAGGCGCTGGACACGCACGTCGTCTCGCCGGACGGGTACGACGAGAAGGGCCAGGTCTCCAGCGCGTACGACCTCACCCTCTTCGCCCGCTCGGGCCTCCAGAAGAAGGACTTCCGGGAGTACTGCGCGACCGCGACGGCCCAGTTCCCCGGGGAGAAGAAGGGGAAGAAGCGCGAGACCTTCGAGATCCAGAACACCAACCGGCTGCTGACCGGCGCCAACGGTGTCGCGCAGTACCCGGGGATCGCCGGGGTGAAGAACGGCAGCACCACCCACGCCGGTACGACGTTCACCGGGGTCGCCGAGCGGAACGGCAGGAAGCTGCTGGTCACCGTCATGAACCCGTCCTCCACCGAGCCGCACGCGGTCTACCAGGAGGCGGCGCGGCTGCTGGACTGGGGCTTCGCCGCGGCCGGGAAGGTGACGCCGGTCGGTGAGCTGGTGCCTCCGAAGTCCGCCGTCACGGAGACGGAGGCGAGCCCCACGCCGGTGAACGGGGAGTCGCCTGCCGCCGCCCCCGGCGAAACGGTCACCGCCGCGAGCAGCGGCGGCTCGGACGGGGTGGGGATCGCGCTGGCCGTCGCCGGCGGGGTGCTGATCGCGCTGGCGGGGGGCGTGTTCCTGGTCAACCGGCGCTGGCCGCTGCCCGATCTGGTCCGTCGCCGTCCGCGTCCGTGA
- a CDS encoding decaprenylphospho-beta-D-erythro-pentofuranosid-2-ulose 2-reductase: protein MKDAFGTPQSLLVLGGTSEIGLATARRLIARRTRTVWLAGRPSPALETAAGRLRRLGAEVRTVAFDALDPGSHEEALGKVFAEGDIDMVLIAFGILGDQAHDEADPLAAVRVAQTNYTGAVSAGLMCAGALQTQGHGSLVVLTAAAGERARRADFIYGSSKAGLDAFAQGLGDAMHSTGVHVMVVRPGFVRTRRTAGRPETPPVTTPEAVATAIELGLRRRSETVWVPGTLRVMMAGVRHLPRPLFRRLPV, encoded by the coding sequence ATGAAGGACGCCTTCGGCACCCCGCAGTCCCTGCTCGTCCTCGGCGGTACGTCGGAGATCGGGCTCGCCACCGCGCGCCGGCTCATCGCCCGCCGTACCCGTACGGTCTGGCTGGCGGGCCGCCCCTCCCCCGCCCTGGAGACCGCGGCCGGCCGGCTGCGGAGGCTGGGCGCCGAGGTCCGTACCGTCGCCTTCGACGCGCTGGACCCCGGCTCGCACGAGGAGGCGCTGGGGAAGGTCTTCGCCGAGGGCGACATCGACATGGTGCTGATCGCCTTCGGGATCCTCGGCGACCAGGCGCACGACGAAGCGGACCCGCTCGCGGCGGTCCGGGTCGCGCAGACCAACTACACCGGGGCGGTCTCGGCGGGGCTGATGTGCGCGGGCGCGCTTCAGACGCAGGGGCACGGCTCGCTGGTGGTGCTGACGGCGGCGGCCGGTGAACGGGCCCGCCGCGCCGACTTCATCTACGGGTCGAGCAAGGCGGGCCTCGACGCGTTCGCCCAGGGCCTGGGGGACGCCATGCACTCCACGGGGGTGCACGTCATGGTGGTGCGGCCGGGCTTCGTCCGGACGCGGCGGACGGCGGGCCGCCCGGAGACGCCGCCGGTCACGACACCGGAGGCGGTGGCGACGGCGATCGAGCTGGGGCTGCGGCGGCGCTCGGAGACGGTGTGGGTGCCGGGGACGCTACGGGTGATGATGGCGGGGGTGCGCCATCTGCCGCGCCCGCTCTTCCGGCGGCTGCCGGTCTGA
- a CDS encoding FAD-binding oxidoreductase, translating into MSVDTAEHGSHAHDYYDDDSVVSLTGRGGTAPTTALRFGPRSPDEVCAAVRGSGARGAIARGLGRSCGDAAQNAGGSVLDMTGLDRIRALDANAGVVVCEAGVSLRRLMEVLLPLGWYPPVAPGSARTTVGGAIAADVHGGNHPAAGSFTRHVSSLELLTADGERRTALPGTRLFDATAGGLGLTGVILSATLRLRRVGTSLMRVDTERAADLDDLLGRLTEPGAAGAGAGTGAGTGTGTGASAGASAAAAGAPAAGAEHAAPYTVAWIDLMARGTALGRSVLLRGEHAPLSALPARARRRPLTHRPPWSPADAPAPVPPAGPVGRAAAALFNEVWYRTAPRARTGELRHLPAFGRAPGGTVRRSGIYGRDGFVRYQFAVGYGQEEALRRIVERVAHRGCPVFPAELTRFGAGGPGWLSFPTPGWTLAMELPVAGRSGLAPFLDELDEEVAAAGGRVCLAQDSRLRPEALAAMYPRLAEFRALRAELDPRAVFTSDLSRRLSL; encoded by the coding sequence ATGTCTGTCGACACCGCCGAGCACGGCTCTCACGCGCACGACTACTACGACGACGATTCCGTCGTCTCCCTGACCGGCCGGGGCGGCACCGCCCCGACGACCGCCCTGCGGTTCGGCCCGCGCTCGCCCGACGAGGTGTGCGCGGCGGTACGCGGCAGCGGGGCGCGCGGTGCCATCGCGCGCGGGCTGGGCCGCAGCTGCGGCGACGCGGCGCAGAACGCGGGCGGTTCGGTCCTCGACATGACCGGGCTCGACCGGATCCGCGCGCTCGACGCGAACGCGGGCGTGGTCGTGTGCGAGGCGGGGGTGAGTCTGCGCCGGCTGATGGAGGTGCTGCTGCCGCTGGGCTGGTATCCGCCGGTGGCGCCCGGGAGCGCGCGGACGACGGTCGGCGGGGCGATCGCGGCGGACGTCCACGGCGGCAACCACCCGGCGGCGGGGTCCTTCACGCGCCATGTGTCGTCGCTGGAGCTGCTCACGGCGGACGGCGAGCGGCGTACGGCCCTGCCCGGCACCCGGCTCTTCGACGCGACGGCGGGCGGCCTGGGGCTGACGGGGGTGATCCTGTCGGCGACCTTACGGCTGCGGCGCGTCGGGACCTCGCTGATGCGGGTGGACACGGAGCGGGCGGCGGATCTCGACGACCTGCTGGGGCGGCTCACGGAGCCGGGCGCCGCAGGCGCGGGGGCGGGAACGGGCGCGGGAACAGGAACGGGGACGGGCGCCTCAGCAGGGGCCTCAGCCGCCGCGGCAGGGGCCCCGGCCGCCGGGGCCGAGCACGCCGCCCCGTACACCGTCGCCTGGATCGATCTGATGGCGCGCGGGACGGCCCTGGGGCGCTCCGTGCTCCTGCGCGGGGAGCACGCGCCGCTGAGCGCCCTCCCGGCGCGCGCCCGGCGCAGGCCGCTCACCCACCGGCCGCCCTGGTCCCCGGCCGACGCGCCCGCCCCCGTACCGCCGGCCGGGCCGGTGGGGCGGGCGGCGGCGGCCCTCTTCAACGAGGTCTGGTACCGCACGGCCCCCCGCGCGCGGACCGGTGAGCTGCGGCACCTCCCGGCGTTCGGCCGGGCGCCGGGCGGCACCGTACGGCGGTCCGGGATCTACGGGCGCGACGGCTTCGTCCGCTACCAGTTCGCCGTCGGGTACGGACAGGAGGAGGCGCTGCGCCGGATCGTGGAGCGCGTCGCGCACCGGGGCTGCCCGGTCTTCCCCGCCGAACTCACCCGCTTCGGCGCCGGCGGCCCCGGCTGGCTGTCGTTCCCCACGCCCGGCTGGACGCTCGCGATGGAGCTGCCGGTCGCGGGCCGGTCGGGGCTCGCGCCGTTCCTCGACGAGCTGGACGAGGAGGTCGCCGCGGCGGGCGGCCGGGTCTGTCTGGCGCAGGATTCCCGGCTGCGGCCGGAGGCGCTGGCCGCGATGTATCCGCGGCTGGCGGAGTTCCGGGCGCTGCGGGCCGAGCTGGATCCGCGGGCGGTCTTCACCTCGGACCTGTCCCGACGGCTGTCTCTGTAA
- a CDS encoding 2'-5' RNA ligase family protein, translated as MGTVTLGVSIAVPEPYGSLIQERRAGFGDPAAHGIPTHVTLLPPTEVDASALPAIEAHLAAVASAGRPFPMRLSGTGTFRPLSPVVFIQVVEGASACMWLQRRVRDSSGPLVRELQFPYHPHVTVAHGIAEEAMDRAYEELSEYGAAWSCASFALYQQGEDGVWRKLHEYAFGGGTETSTVPSQGTPADQDRPALRPCP; from the coding sequence GTGGGGACCGTAACGCTCGGCGTTTCGATCGCGGTCCCGGAGCCGTACGGCAGCCTGATCCAGGAGCGGCGTGCGGGCTTCGGCGATCCCGCCGCCCACGGCATCCCCACCCATGTCACGCTGCTGCCGCCCACGGAGGTCGACGCGTCGGCGCTGCCCGCGATCGAGGCGCATCTCGCCGCGGTCGCGTCGGCCGGCCGGCCCTTCCCGATGCGTCTTTCCGGCACCGGTACGTTCCGCCCGCTCTCGCCGGTGGTCTTCATCCAGGTCGTGGAGGGCGCGTCGGCCTGCATGTGGCTCCAGCGGCGGGTCAGGGACTCGTCGGGGCCGCTCGTCCGCGAGCTCCAGTTTCCGTACCACCCGCATGTGACGGTCGCGCACGGCATCGCGGAGGAGGCGATGGACCGGGCGTACGAGGAGCTGTCCGAGTACGGGGCGGCCTGGAGCTGTGCCTCCTTCGCGCTCTACCAGCAGGGCGAGGACGGGGTGTGGCGCAAGCTGCACGAGTACGCGTTCGGCGGCGGCACGGAGACCTCGACGGTGCCCTCCCAGGGCACCCCGGCCGACCAGGACCGGCCCGCCCTGCGCCCCTGCCCCTGA
- a CDS encoding YihY/virulence factor BrkB family protein — translation MDWLKKLPVIGPFVARLMRTHAWRSYETLDRVHWSRLAAAITFISFLALFPLITVGAAIGAALLSKGQLDRIQDSVEKQVPGIADQLDINALVANAGTIGLVAGALLLFTGIGWVGSMRECLRAVWELDDGEQGNPIVLKGKDGLVLLGLGAVGLASVGASGLGSTAVGWTAARLGIPEGGAGGVLLQIAALAVAVLADFLLLLYVLTLLPRVHPPRRRLVVAALLGAVGFELLKLLLGGYMKGVAAKSMYGAFGVPVALLLWINFTAKLVLFCSAWTATRGRTEAERAGEEERAGEAAKVTDADGDGPDRAAASAG, via the coding sequence ATGGACTGGCTGAAAAAACTCCCCGTCATCGGTCCGTTCGTGGCCAGGCTGATGCGGACCCACGCCTGGCGCTCGTACGAGACGCTCGACCGGGTCCACTGGTCACGGCTCGCCGCCGCCATCACCTTCATCAGCTTTCTCGCGCTCTTCCCGCTGATCACCGTCGGCGCCGCGATCGGCGCCGCGCTGCTCAGCAAGGGGCAGCTCGACCGGATCCAGGACAGCGTCGAGAAGCAGGTCCCCGGCATCGCCGACCAGCTCGACATCAACGCCCTGGTCGCCAACGCCGGCACGATCGGACTGGTGGCGGGCGCGCTGCTCCTCTTCACGGGCATCGGCTGGGTCGGCTCGATGCGCGAGTGCCTGCGGGCCGTGTGGGAGCTGGACGACGGCGAACAGGGCAACCCGATCGTGCTCAAGGGCAAGGACGGGCTGGTGCTGCTCGGCCTCGGCGCCGTCGGGCTCGCCTCGGTGGGCGCGTCGGGCCTGGGCTCCACGGCCGTCGGCTGGACCGCCGCCCGCCTCGGCATCCCCGAGGGCGGCGCGGGCGGCGTGCTGCTCCAGATCGCCGCCCTCGCCGTCGCGGTACTCGCCGACTTCCTGCTTCTGCTGTACGTCCTGACGCTGCTGCCCCGCGTACATCCGCCGCGCCGCCGGCTCGTGGTCGCCGCGCTCCTCGGCGCGGTCGGCTTCGAGCTGCTCAAGCTGCTGCTGGGCGGCTATATGAAGGGCGTGGCGGCCAAGAGCATGTACGGCGCGTTCGGGGTGCCGGTGGCGCTGCTGCTGTGGATCAACTTCACCGCGAAGCTGGTGCTGTTCTGCTCCGCCTGGACGGCGACGCGCGGCCGTACCGAGGCGGAGCGGGCGGGCGAAGAGGAGCGGGCGGGCGAGGCGGCGAAGGTCACGGACGCGGACGGCGACGGACCAGATCGGGCAGCGGCCAGCGCCGGTTGA